A genomic segment from Sander vitreus isolate 19-12246 chromosome 3, sanVit1, whole genome shotgun sequence encodes:
- the msantd4 gene encoding uncharacterized protein msantd4: MKHLKRKRKSNYSVRETQTLIREIHKRTDVLFSRQQNTAINELKRQAWEEVARGVNSLGEGELRTAAEVKRRYLDWRALMKRKQLRAELSLSSSSSSSVALKTEYDQSSPEHETASLGSGCDQLLDLSGLSKDCHCDWPELAALGEPSGQAMMAPLGVKMEDDVSEYRLDGDGDMGHREIDEDDIPSLLSEIVSRGEGHVGDVYSHNDLGMLSSSKALTSTTNRDVPLAGSLMGRPAQALGGLNNHENVGAGFRVAVEKQRLELEKQRLAVETERLAVEKERLVVEKERLRQMEVERERLQLERERLQVERERLRLQLLSQSELVDSSFDLPPQQGPPSSSTSSLSSTHDGQREREKESKGWMPMVALETERLKLEKERLQLEKERLQFFKFEAGRLQIERERLQVEKERMQLHQGHWEKD, encoded by the exons ATGAAACAtctgaagaggaagaggaagagcaaCTACAGtgtgagagaaacacagacTCTCATCAGAGAGATCCACAAGAGGACGGACGTGTTGTTCTCCAGACAGCAg AACACAGCCATTAATGAGCTGAAGAGACAGGCATGGGAGGAAGTGGCACGAGGTGTTAATTCTCTGGGAGAGGGAGAGCTACGCACTGCTGCTGAG GTGAAGCGCCGTTACCTGGACTGGCGTGCACTGATGAAGCGAAAACAGCTTCGGgctgagctctctctctcctcctcctcatcctcatctGTGGCCCTGAAGACTGAGTATGATCAGTCCTCCCCTGAGCACGAGACGGCTTCTCTGGGATCTGGGTGTGACCAGCTGCTTGACCTCTCAGGCCTCTCAAAGGATTGTCACTGCGACTGGCCAGAGCTGGCGGCTCTCGGTGAGCCGAGCGGTCAGGCCATGATGGCACCGCTGGGTGTGAAGATGGAGGATGATGTCAGTGAATACAGA CTGGATGGTGATGGTGATATGGGACACAGAGAAATAGATGAAGATGATATTCCCTCCCTCCTCAGTGAAATTGTGTCACGTGGTGAGGGGCATGTTGGTGATGTTTACTCCCACAATGACTTGGGCATGCTCAGCTCCTCCAAGGCTCTGACGTCCACCACCAACCGAGACGTGCCACTCGCTGGTAGCCTGATGGGGAGGCCAGCCCAAGCTCTGGGTGGACTAAATAATCATGAAAATGTGGGGGCAGGGTTTCGTGTTGCTGTTGAGAAACAGCGACTGGAACTGGAAAAACAGCGCCTGGCTGTGGAAACTGAACGTCTGGCAGTGGAGAAAGAGCGGCTGGTGGTGGAGAAGGAGCGACTTCGTCAGATGGAGGTAGAGAGGGAACGGCTgcagctagagagagagaggttacaGGTGGAGAGGGAGAGGCTGAGGCTTCAGctcctcagccaatcagagcttgTGGACTCCTCATTTGACCTGCCGCCGCAACAAGGCCCTCCTTCGTCCTCCACGTCTTCTTTATCCTCCACTCATGatggacagagggagagagagaaagaaagtaaaggCTGGATGCCAATGGTGGCTCTGGAGACAGAAAGGCTAAAACTAGAGAAGGAGAGACTGCAGCTGGAGAAAGAGAGGCTGCAGTTCTTCAAATTTGAGGCAGGCAGACTGCAGATTGAGAGAGAACGCCTCCaagtggagaaagagagaatgcaGCTGCATCAGGGCCACTGGGAAAAGGACTGA
- the aasdhppt gene encoding L-aminoadipate-semialdehyde dehydrogenase-phosphopantetheinyl transferase, which produces MGSVRWAFRCGSWTPSRSDWLLAARCIQREEKDRIGQFAFAKDAKSAMAGRLLLRRFLCERMGIPWSQIRLERSPRGKPYLAAPLKVTSDSGPELPAWSFNLSHQGDYAVLAAEQGVQVGVDIMKTTMPGSISVPEFFRIMTRQFTAYEWSVIQSAGLENQQLAAFYRHWALKESFIKAIGTGLGFNLQRLEFHLSSEPLTQKYVLRQTKMYLDEEEEEDWIFEESLLDADHHIAVALGPADRAGTAPLRSSLPPPTSFTLLSFSDLIASASPLTEEDSACWESFNMKAEAPQRQRETHTSK; this is translated from the exons ATGGGCTCTGTTCGCTGGGCTTTCCGCTGCGGGTCGTGGACACCGAGCAGGTCTGACTGGCTGTTAGCTGCTCGCTGCATTCAGCGGGAGGAGAAAGACCGGATCGGACAGTTTGCGTTTGCTAAGGATGCAAAGTCAGCCATG GCTGGCAGGTTGTTGCTGAGGAGATTTCTGTGTGAGAGGATGGGGATCCCGTGGTCACAGATCAGACTGGAGCGATCCCCCAGAGGGAAACCTTATCTGGCAGCACCACTGAAG GTCACTTCAGATTCAGGTCCTGAACTCCCGGCCTGGAGTTTCAACCTGTCCCACCAGGGGGACTACGCTGTGCTTGCTGCAGAGCAGGGGGTGCAGGTTGGGGTGGATATCATGAAGACCACCATGCCAG GTAGCATCTCTGTGCCGGAGTTTTTCCGCATCATGACTCGTCAGTTTACAGCGTACGAGTGGAGCGTCATCCAATCAGCCGGCTTGGAGAACCAGCAGCTTGCCGCGTTCTACCGCCACTGG GCCTTAAAGGAGAGCTTCATCAAAGCCATCGGCACGGGTCTGGGCTTCAACCTTCAGAGACTGGAGTTTCACCTGTCCTCTGAACCGCTCACACAGAAATATGTACTGCGCCAGACCAAGATGTATCTagatgaggaagaagaagaggactgGATATTTGAA GAGAGCTTGCTGGATGCTGACCATCATATTGCTGTAGCACTCGGTCCAGCAGACAGAGCAGGCACCGCA CCTCTTCGttcatctcttcctcctcccaccTCATTTACGCTGCTTTCGTTCAGTGACCTCATCGCCTCGGCCTCACCTCTGACGGAGGAAGACTCTGCCTGCTGGGAGAGCTTCAACATGAAGGCTGAAGCtccacagagacaaagagaaacgCACACATCCAAATAA